A window of the Mesoplasma florum L1 genome harbors these coding sequences:
- the rpsT gene encoding 30S ribosomal protein S20 has translation MPNIKSQKKRVLTNEKSRASNKAIKSEIRTAIKKALAAKKDEATDATDLINHAVSLVDKGVKKGILKPNKAAREKSRLMQA, from the coding sequence ATGCCAAATATTAAATCACAAAAAAAACGTGTTTTAACTAATGAAAAATCAAGAGCTTCAAATAAAGCAATTAAATCAGAAATTAGAACAGCGATTAAAAAAGCTTTAGCTGCTAAAAAAGATGAAGCTACTGATGCAACAGATTTAATTAATCACGCAGTTAGTTTAGTTGACAAAGGTGTTAAAAAAGGTATCTTAAAACCTAATAAAGCTGCAAGAGAAAAATCACGTTTAATGCAAGCGTAA
- a CDS encoding MBL fold metallo-hydrolase, giving the protein MFVTAWIVIAIIMLLIYQYWNSNSFEEEQEIVGKAKILKCKTNYIIVKINNTKFYIQANKNNYVVGMKLNIKGKVNQINSISNYYEFDFKEYLSKDNIRYQIKTSNLEILNNFNIRVLIYKHFNLNNAPLLINVLFLNKYDSSDLMVSELNQLGLKYLINFNFINMFLIFKLFNKITLRKFKYISTFILFVWSYLTCWPIMFTRIMFNQILDIFKTLKTDKYLKNLVSIVVIILIFPNFAFSSGFWYIVLIILFWSLVNKEKKLFNFIFFFMLLNLLNVYFTYQINGTSMFYAFLLSPIISVYYWITPLVYLINKDLLNNLYDVLLTVVILLKRISLILNVGYFNIIFILFGYLTIINFVCDLVSIKIKIYSIIAFFLFLVLNFLFKPSEYLTMLNVGNGNSFVYHNKWNNITIIFDAGVGKQRSPELVSNFLKYQGINKIDLIFISHTHEDHYNNLFSLKENFKIKQIILNEDILNTIKIKNIIINIFINPYANSENNKSLVLIVDIGNIRSLFMGDAEKETEMYLMNRIDFIYILNLKKVDILQIGHHGSKTSSSFEFINLIKPKIALISGENEGGNKKFPHKETIDTLKKLKIQYYITNGLDNIFVLFKSYKIIKK; this is encoded by the coding sequence TTGTTCGTAACTGCTTGAATAGTTATTGCAATAATAATGTTATTGATATATCAATACTGAAATTCAAATAGTTTTGAAGAAGAACAAGAAATAGTCGGAAAAGCAAAAATATTAAAATGTAAAACTAATTACATAATAGTTAAAATTAATAATACAAAATTTTATATACAAGCTAACAAAAATAATTATGTTGTAGGTATGAAACTAAACATAAAAGGAAAAGTAAATCAAATAAATAGCATTTCTAATTACTACGAATTTGATTTTAAAGAATATCTTAGCAAGGATAATATTAGATACCAAATTAAAACATCAAATTTAGAAATATTAAATAACTTCAATATAAGAGTTTTAATTTATAAACATTTTAATTTGAATAATGCTCCTTTATTAATTAATGTGCTTTTCTTAAATAAGTATGATTCAAGTGATTTAATGGTTTCTGAATTAAATCAATTGGGTTTAAAATATTTAATTAATTTTAATTTTATAAATATGTTTTTAATCTTTAAATTATTTAATAAAATAACTCTTAGAAAATTTAAATACATTTCAACTTTTATATTGTTTGTATGAAGCTATTTAACTTGTTGACCTATTATGTTTACAAGGATAATGTTTAATCAAATTTTAGATATATTTAAAACATTAAAAACTGATAAATATTTAAAAAATCTTGTTTCAATTGTCGTTATCATTTTAATTTTTCCTAACTTTGCTTTTAGTTCTGGTTTTTGATACATTGTTTTAATTATTCTCTTTTGATCTTTAGTTAATAAAGAAAAAAAACTTTTTAATTTCATTTTCTTCTTTATGCTATTAAATTTATTGAATGTATATTTCACTTATCAAATAAATGGTACTTCGATGTTTTACGCTTTTTTATTATCACCAATAATAAGTGTATATTACTGAATTACGCCATTAGTGTATTTAATTAACAAAGATTTATTAAATAATTTATACGATGTATTACTAACTGTAGTTATTTTGCTTAAAAGAATAAGTCTTATATTAAATGTTGGTTATTTCAATATTATTTTTATATTATTTGGTTATTTAACAATAATAAACTTTGTTTGTGATTTAGTATCAATAAAAATAAAGATATATTCAATAATTGCATTTTTCTTATTTTTAGTTTTAAACTTTTTATTTAAGCCCTCAGAATATTTGACAATGCTTAATGTAGGTAACGGTAATAGTTTTGTTTATCATAACAAGTGGAATAATATAACTATAATTTTTGATGCTGGAGTTGGAAAGCAAAGAAGTCCAGAACTCGTAAGTAATTTTTTAAAGTATCAAGGTATCAATAAAATAGATTTAATTTTTATTTCTCATACACATGAAGACCATTATAATAATTTATTCAGTTTAAAAGAAAATTTTAAAATAAAGCAAATTATTTTAAATGAAGATATATTAAACACTATAAAAATAAAAAACATTATTATTAATATTTTTATAAATCCATATGCTAATTCTGAAAATAATAAGAGTTTAGTTTTAATAGTAGATATTGGAAATATAAGAAGTTTATTTATGGGAGATGCTGAAAAAGAAACAGAAATGTACTTAATGAATAGAATTGATTTTATTTATATCTTAAATCTTAAGAAAGTAGATATCTTACAAATAGGCCACCATGGGAGTAAGACAAGTTCAAGTTTTGAGTTCATTAATTTAATAAAACCTAAAATTGCTTTAATTAGTGGTGAAAATGAAGGCGGAAATAAAAAGTTTCCTCATAAAGAAACAATAGACACACTCAAAAAATTAAAAATACAATATTACATCACAAATGGTTTAGATAATATCTTTGTCTTATTTAAAAGCTATAAGATAATAAAAAAATAA
- the rbfA gene encoding 30S ribosome-binding factor RbfA, with the protein MANHKIKGRKEATILRELTIIIEREMKNDVLRALSIAEVRLTNDSEIAKIYWSFLPLNKEITKELIASELEENKKTIRMKLAHKLNTRTVPDLFFEYDTSLENANRIEEILNKVNK; encoded by the coding sequence ATGGCAAATCACAAAATTAAAGGTAGAAAAGAAGCTACAATTTTAAGAGAACTTACAATTATTATTGAAAGAGAAATGAAAAACGATGTTTTAAGAGCACTTTCAATTGCTGAAGTAAGATTAACAAATGATAGTGAAATAGCTAAAATTTATTGATCATTCTTACCGTTAAATAAAGAAATAACAAAAGAATTAATAGCAAGTGAACTTGAAGAAAATAAAAAAACTATTCGTATGAAGTTAGCACATAAATTAAATACAAGAACAGTACCAGATTTATTCTTTGAATATGATACTAGTTTGGAGAATGCTAATAGAATTGAAGAAATTTTAAATAAAGTTAACAAATAA
- the mtnN gene encoding 5'-methylthioadenosine/S-adenosylhomocysteine nucleosidase has translation MKLIIGAMHEELQDSIAFYKLNKVENEKFTIYKNEEIMFCITGIGLVNAAAQLSYILSKYDIDSIINIGTSGGCDKELKQGDILIIDKIYNSVADATAFGYAYGQVPRMPKYYETSNKDIIKTISKAKIKNIASSDIFIHSTEQVKNFINKIEDKISVLDMECFAYAQTAYLFEKEFSVIKIISDVIGEKNTNNVQFNDFIKIAGKEILEILKKIL, from the coding sequence ATGAAATTAATTATAGGAGCTATGCATGAAGAATTGCAGGATTCAATTGCTTTTTACAAATTAAATAAAGTTGAAAATGAAAAGTTTACAATTTATAAAAATGAAGAAATTATGTTTTGTATAACTGGAATTGGTTTAGTTAATGCAGCTGCTCAATTGTCATATATTTTAAGTAAATACGATATAGATTCAATAATTAATATTGGAACTAGTGGTGGTTGTGATAAAGAATTGAAACAAGGTGATATTTTAATTATTGATAAAATTTATAACAGCGTTGCTGATGCAACTGCATTTGGTTATGCTTATGGTCAAGTACCAAGAATGCCAAAATATTATGAAACAAGTAATAAAGATATTATTAAGACTATCAGTAAAGCAAAAATAAAAAATATTGCTTCATCAGATATATTTATCCACTCAACTGAACAAGTTAAAAATTTTATTAATAAAATTGAAGATAAAATTAGTGTTTTAGATATGGAATGTTTTGCATATGCTCAAACAGCCTATTTGTTTGAAAAAGAGTTTAGTGTAATAAAAATTATTAGTGATGTAATTGGAGAAAAAAACACAAACAATGTTCAATTTAACGATTTTATTAAAATAGCTGGAAAAGAAATTTTGGAAATCTTGAAAAAAATATTATAA
- a CDS encoding nicotinate-nucleotide adenylyltransferase: protein MKNNKKIALFGGSFDPVHTDHFNMAKTCHDKLGYEEVWIIPTFLNPFKSSTKTSNEERLNLLNLIFEDENYIKINQFEMNNQRVTTTFETVSHFKKMYPEYDFSFVIGSDNLDRLEEWNNFDELINLVNFIVFERTNEYKKDVAIKYSLPIYHFDNNFLSSTKIRNLEELNLLTPKVNDYINYHLLYLQTRMKPFMDEERYQHCLNVGDMAAKLAEINNIDPQQAKVAGTLHDITKRWSEEKQALYINKYEKALLVEPKPVWHSYTGAFHLKYDWLIRDEEIINAVYNHTVGCENMSTLDMIVFCADKISSERDYKDVEYYREECFKNLKNGFIKLLINQYEVAIKTHGIDSIGDKLLKTYNFYVKGEK, encoded by the coding sequence ATGAAAAATAATAAAAAAATAGCACTTTTTGGTGGAAGTTTTGACCCTGTACACACTGATCATTTTAATATGGCAAAAACTTGTCATGACAAACTTGGTTATGAAGAAGTTTGAATAATACCTACATTTTTAAATCCTTTTAAATCGTCTACAAAAACTTCAAATGAAGAAAGATTAAATTTACTTAATCTTATTTTTGAAGATGAAAATTATATTAAAATTAATCAATTTGAAATGAACAATCAAAGAGTTACAACAACTTTTGAAACAGTTTCACATTTCAAAAAAATGTATCCAGAATATGATTTTTCTTTTGTTATTGGTTCAGATAATTTAGATAGATTAGAAGAATGAAATAATTTTGACGAACTTATTAATTTAGTTAATTTTATTGTGTTTGAAAGAACTAATGAATATAAAAAAGATGTAGCAATAAAATATAGTTTACCTATTTATCATTTTGATAACAATTTTTTAAGTTCAACAAAAATAAGAAATCTTGAAGAGTTGAATTTATTAACACCTAAAGTAAATGATTATATAAATTATCACTTGTTATATCTTCAAACAAGAATGAAACCATTTATGGATGAAGAAAGATATCAACATTGCTTGAATGTTGGAGATATGGCCGCTAAACTAGCTGAAATTAATAATATAGATCCTCAACAAGCAAAAGTTGCTGGTACATTGCATGATATTACTAAAAGATGATCAGAAGAAAAACAAGCTTTATACATTAATAAGTATGAAAAAGCATTATTAGTTGAACCAAAACCTGTCTGACACTCATATACAGGTGCGTTTCATTTAAAATATGATTGATTAATAAGAGATGAAGAAATAATTAATGCAGTTTACAATCACACTGTTGGTTGTGAAAATATGTCAACATTGGATATGATTGTTTTTTGTGCAGATAAAATTAGTTCAGAACGAGATTATAAAGATGTTGAATATTATCGAGAAGAATGTTTTAAAAATTTAAAAAATGGTTTTATTAAATTACTAATAAACCAATATGAAGTTGCAATTAAAACTCATGGAATAGATTCTATTGGCGATAAACTTTTAAAAACTTATAACTTTTATGTAAAAGGAGAAAAATAA
- a CDS encoding tRNA (cytidine(34)-2'-O)-methyltransferase: MNKMERQVNIVLYEPEIAQNVAAIIRTCVATNAKLHIIEPLGFIFKKEEMNRASAGTFDLVEYQLYDDWEDFCEKNPSIDLFCISRYGEKPHSDFDFNSYQKPVFVMFGKESTGIPKQIIKDNYENTFRLPMSPQTRSINVANTVGIVTYEILRQWDYPTLSKTEVQKGKDYIMSERWKDEK; the protein is encoded by the coding sequence TTAAATAAAATGGAAAGACAAGTTAATATAGTTTTATATGAGCCAGAAATAGCTCAAAACGTAGCAGCAATAATTAGAACTTGTGTTGCTACAAATGCTAAGTTACATATTATAGAACCTCTAGGTTTTATATTTAAAAAAGAAGAAATGAACAGAGCTAGTGCTGGAACTTTTGATTTAGTTGAATACCAACTATATGATGATTGAGAAGATTTTTGTGAAAAAAATCCAAGTATTGATTTATTCTGTATTTCAAGATATGGTGAAAAACCACATAGTGATTTTGATTTTAATTCATATCAAAAACCTGTTTTTGTAATGTTTGGTAAAGAATCTACAGGTATACCAAAACAAATTATTAAAGATAACTATGAAAATACTTTTAGACTTCCAATGTCACCTCAAACTCGAAGCATTAATGTTGCTAATACAGTAGGGATAGTGACTTATGAAATATTAAGACAATGAGATTATCCAACATTAAGTAAAACAGAAGTGCAAAAAGGTAAAGACTATATTATGAGCGAAAGATGAAAAGATGAAAAATAA